The Rhododendron vialii isolate Sample 1 chromosome 8a, ASM3025357v1 genome has a window encoding:
- the LOC131298275 gene encoding nicotinamidase 1: protein MAASQAIDLLKEELPVEQGFLVLSGDVKTGLVIVDVVNGFCTVGAGHLAPTAPDKQISGMVDETLRLAKVFCDNQWPVFAFLDSHHPDVPEHPYPPHCIAGTDESKLVPALEWLEHEPNVTLRCKDCIDGFLGSIEKDGSNVFVDWVKTNQIKVILVVGICTDICVLDFVCSALSARNRGFLSPLEDVVVYSGACATFDLPPHVAKTIKAAAHPQELMHHVGLYMAKARGAKVVSEVSL from the exons ATGGCGGCGTCGCAGGCGATTGATCTGTTGAAGGAAGAGCTTCCGGTGGAGCAGGGCTTTCTCGTTTTGTCCGGCGACGTCAAAACCGGTCTGGTTATCGTCGACGTCGTCAATGGCTTCTGTACCGTCGGAGCTGGCCACTTG GCTCCAACAGCGCCCGACAAACAAATTTCTGGAATGGTAGATGAGACTTTGAGGCTTGCAAAAGTGTTTTGTGATAACCAATGGCCTgtctttgcttttcttgattCTCATCATCCTGATGTCCCTGAGCACCCCTACCCTCCTCACTGCATAGCAGGAACAGATGAATCTAAATTGGTTCCTG CCCTTGAGTGGTTGGAACATGAACCGAATGTAACTCTTAGATGCAAGGATTGCATTGACGGGTTCCTCGGTTCAATTGAGAAAGATGGTTCCAATGTCTTTGTTGATTGGGTGAAAACCAACCAAATCAAAGTT ATTTTGGTTGTGGGGATATGCACAGACATCTGTGTGCTAGATTTTGTCTGTTCTGCACTGTCGGCAAGGAATCGCGGTTTCCTCTCCCCTTTGGAGGATGTGGTTGTGTATTCTGGCGCTTGTGCTACTTTTGATCTTCCACCTCATGTTGCCAAAACAATCAAAGCCGCAGCTCATCCGCAG GAACTGATGCATCATGTAGGCCTTTACATGGCCAAGGCAAGGGGAGCAAAGGTGGTATCAGAAGTGTCACTTTGA
- the LOC131298270 gene encoding protein ecdysoneless homolog — translation MEGKSDSIFSHKNSRLPDDTVFYSIFPDFSLPSTTTTTTTSTTNAAVTSQLHSLHLQILNLLSPFTSHYIYQHEPFTLSPLSSPVPHLHGKLRYGDNLDDEWFVVFLLLQTSLSFPDLSIRVFDSDGEFLLIESAFLLPRWLNPDTATNRLFLRHGHLHIIPKSLSPDTPTLTQSLTLLITSGDQTLASDPIQSAIKNRIKNYPGNNMNMHRVRVRVPVSVARVLKHEPCLISLAVAGFYDRDIDSMKYAAKMERFGEGEELVEVCVRMSRAMYAQLVQQTFQAPKGYPMPVRSDGRVFAEAELGMKIACGFEMVYQLRKRHGVEGKGGTWEAFRESLERSGYFEGLLPGSKEYRRLMENAQEYYKSSSLYSRASEMMSAPVRRIDEILALPHSADDFRSQELPPSDDDSWLYNGEDELNAAILERQKEMELYNSKHKGKQKLKEQQDSGPSTEHLDDFGLGEIAKSMQSFVQKMSSYKGAEVPENRNLEGVDFDVDRFMKDLESVIGNQGSDDTHSNEDIEEGSSSDSDMNFDDSEDGSDIEPSENNEGDSFMGAYSNALSEELKTSTLNKSFVRASQSFKINEGTSNTSDSMDVQAKSNASEDMDEEFTPVDVDVNLVKSFLDSFSSQQGLPGPASNLLGLMGLRLPQDPSKDK, via the exons ATGGAGGGAAAATCAGACTCCATCTTCTCCCACAAGAACTCCCGCCTCCCCGACGACACCGTTTTCTACTCCATCTTCCCCGACTTCTCCctcccctccaccaccaccaccaccaccacctccaccaccaacgCCGCCGTCACCTCACAACTCCACTCCCTCCACCTCCAAATCCTCAACCTCCTCTCCCCCTTCACCTCCCACTACATCTACCAACACGAACCCTTCACCCTCTCCCCGCTCTCCTCCCCCGTCCCCCACCTCCACGGCAAGCTCCGCTACGGCGACAACCTCGACGACGAGTGGTTCGtcgtcttcctcctcctccaaacCTCCCTATCCTTCCCCGACCTCTCCATCCGCGTCTTCGACTCTGACGGTGAGTTCCTCCTCATTGAGTCCGCCTTCCTCCTCCCCCGCTGGCTCAACCCCGACACCGCCACCAACCGCCTCTTCCTCCGCCACGGCCACCTCCACATCATCCCCAAATCCCTATCCCCCGATACCCCAACCTTAACCCAATCCCTAACCCTCCTAATCACCTCCGGAGACCAAACCCTAGCTTCTGATCCAATCCAATCAGCCATTAAAAACCGGATTAAGAATTACCCGGGGAATAATATGAATATGcatagggttagggttagggttccGGTATCCGTAGCAAGGGTTTTGAAACACGAGCCGTGCTTGATATCGTTAGCGGTGGCGGGGTTTTACGATAGGGATATTGATTCGATGAAGTACGCCGCAAAGATGGAGAGGTTTGGGGAAGGGGAGGAGCTTGTTGAGGTGTGTGTGAGGATGTCTAGGGCAATGTACGCTCAGTTGGTGCAGCAGACTTTTCAGGCGCCGAAGGGGTACCCAATGCCAGTGAGGAGTGATGGTAGAGTTTTTGCGGAGGCGGAACTGGGGATGAAGATTGCGTGCGGGTTTGAGATGGTGTATCAGTTGAGGAAGAGGCATGGGGTGGAAGGGAAGGGGGGTACGTGGGAGGCATTTAGGGAGAGTTTGGAGAGGAGTGGGTATTTTGAGGGATTACTTCCCGGGTCAAAGGAGTATCGGCGGTTGATGGAGAACGCACAGGAGTATTACAAAAGCAGTTCTTTGTATTCTAGAGCCAG TGAGATGATGAGTGCTCCAGTGAGACGTATAGATGAGATTCTTGCTCTCCCTCATTCAGCTGATGATTTTCGGAGTCAGGAGCTTCCTCCTTCAGATGATGATTCATGGCTTTATAATGGGGAGGATGAATTGAATGCTGCTATTCTTGAGAGGCAGAAGGAGATGGAGCTTTATAATTCTAAGCATAAAGGGAAACAAAAGCTGAAAGAGCAGCAGGACTCCGGTCCCTCGACTGAGCATTTAGATGATTTTGGTCTTGGGGAGATAGCCAAATCTATGCAATCATTTGTGCAGAAGATGTCAAGCTATAAGGGAGCAGAGGTTCCTGAAAACAG AAACCTAGAGGGTGTGGACTTCGATGTGGACCGTTTTATGAAGGACCTGGAATCTGTAATAGGAAATCAGGGTTCAGACGACACCCACAGCAATGAGGATATTGAGGAAGGATCCTCGTCTGACTCTGACATGAATTTTG ATGACTCTGAAGATGGGAGTGACATAGAACCTTCCGAGAATAATGAAGGGGATTCATTCATGGGTGCCTATTCCAATGCTCTGAGTGAGGAACTGAAGACGTCTACACTGAACAAAAGTTTTGTTCGTGCATCACAATCTTTTAAAATAAACGAG GGAACTTCAAACACCTCTGACAGCATGGATGTGCAGGCAAAATCAAATGCCTCAGAAGACATGGACGAGGAGTTCACTCCAGTGGATGTGGATGTGAATCTTGTGAAGAGTTTCCTTGATTCCTTTTCTTCTCAACAAGGACTTCCTGGTCCTGCTTCCAATTTGCTAGGTCTTATGGGTCTACGTCTCCCACAAGATCCCAGCAAAGACAAATGA
- the LOC131298269 gene encoding putative U-box domain-containing protein 50 isoform X2: MLEITKLVIGISFMRSTLWKSHRLSGLLHVHRQRPDWCDIFLISGGKLVFLREENNEVIIEDDQRHMVAKFKEKGSFRALLGIKFPAPANNAKNSPSPSMSNSQDQYGNSEEEIESYFHQLLLSISDEEGSEIETDALQNSEAEQEIQENMSAADEVEMLKVKIRKAQDMIELKRKEAKDNFERHAKAEWAISVCTHRAEELEAHINEEITTRADLKKELDSAKDEVEEIQTEVEDKKNKLKTILELQNDLSNKLRLSSMAKSQVDAKLEEAVTARADMVQKIEELRRQKDVLQRRVEFCREKDAIGMATRNSDLGFSSRKFTSEEIRAVTNDFSERLRLKSVGRWTTVYRGRINNTAVAIKVDSSANGISQDAFEAKVKALSHIRHPHLVAMYGFCLELKCIVFEYMHNGCLRDALFSVCGRGNRSRIQGGLNWHARIRIAAEVSSGLGFLHSAQPRPISLGNLNPSKILLDRNLASKIHGFRPGWCHDQSDVWSDIRAFGNIVLQLLSGRNWFRLLDEAVVIDRTGLVEVLDETAGEWPVDLAAELAGIARRCLDDGGRLERDSLMVTVFKEIEQVRKKADDLVAARECEVSTREGVYTEEDSRNVPEVFLCPIFQVVMKNPHIAADGFSYELEAIEECLKIHDTSPVTNLKLKHKLLTPNQTLRSLIRDWRSKRSIPLT; the protein is encoded by the exons ATGTTGGAGATAACCAAATTGGTCATTGGCATTTCATTCATGAGGTCCACGTTATG GAAATCCCACCGTCTTAGTGGATTACTTCATGTTCACCGGCAAAGACCCGATTGGTGTGATATTTTCCTGATATCTGGAGGGAAATTGGTTTTCCTAAGGGAAGAAAATAATGAAGTAATCATAGAGGATGATCAAAGACACATGGTTGCtaaattcaaagaaaaaggtAGTTTTAGAGCTTTGCTAGGGATAAAATTTCCAGCACCTGCCAATAATGCAAAAAATTCACCATCACCTTCAATGAGCAATTCCCAAGATCAATACGGAAATTCTGAGGAAGAGATCGAAAGTTACTTCCACCAACTGTTACTTTCTATTTCTGATGAAGAAGGTTCAGAGATAGAGACTGACGCATTGCAGAATAGTGAAGCCGAACAGGAGATACAGGAAAATATG AGTGCTGCAGATGAAGTAGAAATGCTGAAGGTCAAAATTAGAAAAGCTCAAGACATGATCGAACTTAAGAGAAAAGAAGCTAAAGACAATTTTGAAAGACATGCTAAAGCTGAATGGGCCATTTCTGTGTGTACTCATCGG GCTGAGGAGCTTGAAGCTCACATAAATGAAGAGATCACTACAAGAGCTGATCTAAAGAAGGAGTTAGACTCTGCAAAGGATGAGGTTGAAGAAATTCAGACTGAAGTTGAAGACAAGAAGAATAAGCTCAAGACAATACTGGAACTCCAAAATGATCTCTCGAACAAACTAAGACTATCTTCCATGGCAAAATCGCAAGTCGACGCGAAACTAGAGGAGGCAGTGACTGCAAGAGCTGATATGGTCCAGAAAATCGAGGAGTTGAGGCGCCAGAAAGATGTTTTGCAACGTAGAGTGGAGTTTTGTAGGGAAAAAGACGCTATAGGAATGGCTACTAGGAATAGTGACCTGGGATTTAGCTCTAGAAAGTTCACGTCTGAAGAAATTAGAGCGGTGACCAATGATTTCTCGGAGCGTTTGAGATTGAAATCTGTAGGACGTTGGACAACTGTGTACAGAGGAAGGATTAATAATACAGCGGTGGCAATCAAAGTGGATAGTTCAGCCAATGGGATATCACAGGATGCCTTTGAAGCTAAG GTAAAGGCCCTCAGCCACATCCGACATCCACATCTAGTCGCCATGTACGGATTTTGCTTGGAGCTAAAATGTATTGTGTTTGAATACATGCACAATGGCTGCCTACGGGATGCATTATTCTCGGTTTGCGGCAGAGGCAATAGGAGTAGAATACAAGGGGGTCTCAATTGGCATGCTCGGATTCGTATCGCAGCTGAGGTTTCATCGGGCCTGGGCTTCCTTCACTCAGCCCAGCCCAGGCCCATTTCCCTCGGCAACCTCAACCCTTCCAAAATCCTCCTAGACCGTAATCTTGCTTCCAAAATCCATGGCTTTAGGCCTGGTTGGTGTCACGACCAATCCGACGTGTGGTCGGATATTCGGGCTTTTGGGAATATAGTGCTGCAGCTTCTGAGCGGGAGGAATTGGTTCAGGCTTCTTGATGAGGCCGTGGTGATAGACCGGACGGGCCTCGTTGAGGTCCTTGATGAGACGGCTGGAGAATGGCCAGTGGATTTGGCAGCAGAACTTGCTGGGATAGCAAGGAGATGTCTGGATGATGGCGGCAGGCTAGAGAGGGATTCATTGATGGTGACAGTGTTCAAAGAGATCGAGCAGGTGAGAAAAAAGGCCGATGATCTAGTGGCAGCCCGAGAATGTGAGGTGTCTACCAGAGAAGGTGTCTATACGGAGGAGGACTCAAGAAATGTACCCGAAGTGTTTCTCTGCCCCATATTTCAG GTTGTGATGAAGAATCCACACATAGCCGCGGATGGATTTTCATACGAGCTAGAAGCCATAGAGGAGTGCCTAAAGATCCATGATACATCTCCAGTGACGAACTTGAAGCTTAAGCACAAACTCCTCaccccaaatcaaacccttcGTTCCCTAATCCGTGATTGGCGTAGTAAAAGATCAATCCCTCTTACATGA
- the LOC131298269 gene encoding putative U-box domain-containing protein 50 isoform X1 has translation MGNEAEKVYVALGNDLQDGFATLEWVLRKWSSHSISIVILHDAPIDTSKDYVCTPLGKLPASYLTEEKQEAHRKIKEGEDDKLLSQYQAFCGQVKVELLKIQKHDEPLHNLLVELMLEITKLVIGISFMRSTLWKSHRLSGLLHVHRQRPDWCDIFLISGGKLVFLREENNEVIIEDDQRHMVAKFKEKGSFRALLGIKFPAPANNAKNSPSPSMSNSQDQYGNSEEEIESYFHQLLLSISDEEGSEIETDALQNSEAEQEIQENMSAADEVEMLKVKIRKAQDMIELKRKEAKDNFERHAKAEWAISVCTHRAEELEAHINEEITTRADLKKELDSAKDEVEEIQTEVEDKKNKLKTILELQNDLSNKLRLSSMAKSQVDAKLEEAVTARADMVQKIEELRRQKDVLQRRVEFCREKDAIGMATRNSDLGFSSRKFTSEEIRAVTNDFSERLRLKSVGRWTTVYRGRINNTAVAIKVDSSANGISQDAFEAKVKALSHIRHPHLVAMYGFCLELKCIVFEYMHNGCLRDALFSVCGRGNRSRIQGGLNWHARIRIAAEVSSGLGFLHSAQPRPISLGNLNPSKILLDRNLASKIHGFRPGWCHDQSDVWSDIRAFGNIVLQLLSGRNWFRLLDEAVVIDRTGLVEVLDETAGEWPVDLAAELAGIARRCLDDGGRLERDSLMVTVFKEIEQVRKKADDLVAARECEVSTREGVYTEEDSRNVPEVFLCPIFQVVMKNPHIAADGFSYELEAIEECLKIHDTSPVTNLKLKHKLLTPNQTLRSLIRDWRSKRSIPLT, from the exons ATGGGTAATGAAGCAGAGAAGGTCTATGTTGCCTTAGGAAACGATCTGCAAGACGGGTTTGCAACCTTGGAATGGGTTCTCAGAAAGTGGTCCTCTCATTCAATCTCCATAGTAATTCTCCATGATGCACCTATCGACACATCCAAAGATTATGTTTGCACACCAT TGGGAAAACTTCCAGCAAGCTATTTGACTGAGGAGAAACAGGAAGCTCACAGGAAGATAAAGGAAGGGGAAGATGACAAATTACTATCTCAGTACCAAGCTTTCTGTGGTCAG GTGAAAGTTGAACTTCTTAAGATTCAGAAACATGATGAGCCTCTCCATAATCTCTTAGTGGAATTGATGTTGGAGATAACCAAATTGGTCATTGGCATTTCATTCATGAGGTCCACGTTATG GAAATCCCACCGTCTTAGTGGATTACTTCATGTTCACCGGCAAAGACCCGATTGGTGTGATATTTTCCTGATATCTGGAGGGAAATTGGTTTTCCTAAGGGAAGAAAATAATGAAGTAATCATAGAGGATGATCAAAGACACATGGTTGCtaaattcaaagaaaaaggtAGTTTTAGAGCTTTGCTAGGGATAAAATTTCCAGCACCTGCCAATAATGCAAAAAATTCACCATCACCTTCAATGAGCAATTCCCAAGATCAATACGGAAATTCTGAGGAAGAGATCGAAAGTTACTTCCACCAACTGTTACTTTCTATTTCTGATGAAGAAGGTTCAGAGATAGAGACTGACGCATTGCAGAATAGTGAAGCCGAACAGGAGATACAGGAAAATATG AGTGCTGCAGATGAAGTAGAAATGCTGAAGGTCAAAATTAGAAAAGCTCAAGACATGATCGAACTTAAGAGAAAAGAAGCTAAAGACAATTTTGAAAGACATGCTAAAGCTGAATGGGCCATTTCTGTGTGTACTCATCGG GCTGAGGAGCTTGAAGCTCACATAAATGAAGAGATCACTACAAGAGCTGATCTAAAGAAGGAGTTAGACTCTGCAAAGGATGAGGTTGAAGAAATTCAGACTGAAGTTGAAGACAAGAAGAATAAGCTCAAGACAATACTGGAACTCCAAAATGATCTCTCGAACAAACTAAGACTATCTTCCATGGCAAAATCGCAAGTCGACGCGAAACTAGAGGAGGCAGTGACTGCAAGAGCTGATATGGTCCAGAAAATCGAGGAGTTGAGGCGCCAGAAAGATGTTTTGCAACGTAGAGTGGAGTTTTGTAGGGAAAAAGACGCTATAGGAATGGCTACTAGGAATAGTGACCTGGGATTTAGCTCTAGAAAGTTCACGTCTGAAGAAATTAGAGCGGTGACCAATGATTTCTCGGAGCGTTTGAGATTGAAATCTGTAGGACGTTGGACAACTGTGTACAGAGGAAGGATTAATAATACAGCGGTGGCAATCAAAGTGGATAGTTCAGCCAATGGGATATCACAGGATGCCTTTGAAGCTAAG GTAAAGGCCCTCAGCCACATCCGACATCCACATCTAGTCGCCATGTACGGATTTTGCTTGGAGCTAAAATGTATTGTGTTTGAATACATGCACAATGGCTGCCTACGGGATGCATTATTCTCGGTTTGCGGCAGAGGCAATAGGAGTAGAATACAAGGGGGTCTCAATTGGCATGCTCGGATTCGTATCGCAGCTGAGGTTTCATCGGGCCTGGGCTTCCTTCACTCAGCCCAGCCCAGGCCCATTTCCCTCGGCAACCTCAACCCTTCCAAAATCCTCCTAGACCGTAATCTTGCTTCCAAAATCCATGGCTTTAGGCCTGGTTGGTGTCACGACCAATCCGACGTGTGGTCGGATATTCGGGCTTTTGGGAATATAGTGCTGCAGCTTCTGAGCGGGAGGAATTGGTTCAGGCTTCTTGATGAGGCCGTGGTGATAGACCGGACGGGCCTCGTTGAGGTCCTTGATGAGACGGCTGGAGAATGGCCAGTGGATTTGGCAGCAGAACTTGCTGGGATAGCAAGGAGATGTCTGGATGATGGCGGCAGGCTAGAGAGGGATTCATTGATGGTGACAGTGTTCAAAGAGATCGAGCAGGTGAGAAAAAAGGCCGATGATCTAGTGGCAGCCCGAGAATGTGAGGTGTCTACCAGAGAAGGTGTCTATACGGAGGAGGACTCAAGAAATGTACCCGAAGTGTTTCTCTGCCCCATATTTCAG GTTGTGATGAAGAATCCACACATAGCCGCGGATGGATTTTCATACGAGCTAGAAGCCATAGAGGAGTGCCTAAAGATCCATGATACATCTCCAGTGACGAACTTGAAGCTTAAGCACAAACTCCTCaccccaaatcaaacccttcGTTCCCTAATCCGTGATTGGCGTAGTAAAAGATCAATCCCTCTTACATGA